In Sulfitobacter sp. OXR-159, one DNA window encodes the following:
- a CDS encoding MBL fold metallo-hydrolase, with protein MKVNRRTVLAGMGAAALAHGPLRAFALTSAQIGGYELVSVSDGNLLLPRSFFFEGLPQEELAQVLAPFDLPQDQLAPPCNLTLLRNDDRVILFDAGAGPAFMPSAGSLSESLDAAGVAPEAVTDVVFTHGHPDHLWGVLDDFDDLVFPNARYHMGQVEWDYWRDPATVDTIGAARAAFAVGAARRLAAIEDRVAHFSDGDEVLPGIMAQASFGHTPGHMSFLLGGGSDALMIGGDAIGNHHLAFARPGWASGSDQDPERGAETRQRLLDRLADEQIWLMGFHLPQGGLGRVERRGESYRFVGAAR; from the coding sequence ATGAAGGTCAATAGACGGACGGTGCTGGCAGGGATGGGCGCGGCGGCCCTTGCCCATGGCCCGCTGCGTGCCTTTGCCCTGACCTCTGCCCAGATCGGTGGGTATGAGCTTGTCAGTGTGAGCGACGGCAATCTGCTGCTCCCGCGGAGTTTCTTCTTTGAAGGTTTGCCGCAGGAGGAACTGGCGCAGGTTTTGGCGCCCTTTGATCTCCCTCAGGACCAGTTGGCGCCGCCCTGCAACCTGACGCTTTTGCGCAATGACGACCGGGTGATCCTCTTCGACGCGGGCGCTGGCCCCGCCTTTATGCCATCGGCCGGATCGCTTTCAGAGAGCTTAGACGCGGCGGGCGTCGCCCCGGAGGCGGTGACCGACGTTGTCTTTACCCATGGCCACCCGGATCACCTTTGGGGCGTGCTGGACGATTTCGACGATCTGGTCTTTCCCAATGCGCGCTACCACATGGGTCAGGTCGAATGGGACTATTGGCGCGATCCGGCGACCGTGGACACAATCGGCGCAGCCCGCGCCGCCTTTGCCGTCGGAGCCGCGCGGCGGTTGGCGGCGATCGAGGACCGGGTGGCCCATTTCTCCGACGGAGATGAAGTGCTCCCCGGCATCATGGCACAGGCGAGTTTCGGGCATACGCCCGGGCATATGTCGTTTCTGCTGGGCGGCGGCAGTGACGCGCTGATGATCGGCGGCGATGCCATCGGCAATCACCATCTTGCCTTTGCCCGGCCCGGCTGGGCCAGCGGATCGGACCAAGACCCCGAGCGCGGCGCCGAAACCCGCCAGCGGTTGCTGGACCGGCTGGCGGACGAACAGATCTGGCTGATGGGCTTTCACCTGCCACAGGGCGGTCTGGGCCGGGTTGAACGCCGTGGCGAGAGCTATCGTTTCGTCGGAGCCGCGCGATGA